Proteins encoded together in one Tripterygium wilfordii isolate XIE 37 chromosome 14, ASM1340144v1, whole genome shotgun sequence window:
- the LOC120015790 gene encoding uncharacterized protein LOC120015790 isoform X1: MVLWRRPRVSPVSNIRRLCTALRRCVEDEGDWFYSSEWWGTDSDGHTIIRSTSDKGNGVVSVLAYPSSRPYEIYWPETEKWLQRRYAEIHPGHEHNDSFRILGYQWRTLRFNDDTRQSTAKVMAAYRESEPGSVCLMQQPHCLAVPYVKSMVSAGFASIASSDYDLLKAIQGKKTMHVLCIGHGGGSLPLFLASKIQGAIVHIVEIDPLVISTSIQAMGFPSYAVIKPSGERALPKPSTMDEVLWKGIHERLYLFESDAEKFVLETTNLYDMVFIDAYDGDDVFPHKLWDPNSSFLKALSDHLHPAHGTVVVNLHSDYDILDSGNCASYFYQTHLPMGKYVGEVCQAYKDVLLGNGNCGDGKEGFGAAFTVAVPWVCNTSLVVCRGFGSNIRCGGKHFVADAVMSKSLEVEHMLNLPFSCLQFIKRGFVLVD, from the exons ATGGTCTTGTGGCGTCGACCTCGGGTGAGTCCCGTTTCGAATATCCGGCGATTGTGTACTGCATTACGGCGTTGTGTAGAGGACGAGGGTGACTGGTTCTACTCATCGGAATGGTGGGGAACGGACTCCGATGGCCACACAATTATCCGTTCGACTTCCGATAAAGGAAACGGCGTCGTGTCAGTCCTTGCTTACCCTTCTTCCCGACCG tACGAAATTTACTGGCCGGAGACAGAGAAATGGCTTCAGCGGAGGTATGCAGAAATACATCCAGGTCATGAACACAATGATAGCTTTAGAATACTTGGATATCAATGGCGTACTCTCCGTTTTAATGACGATACACGCCAGAGCACTGCTAAAGTGATGGCTGCGTACCGGGAATCGGAACCTGGCTCTGTTTGTTTAATGCAGCAACCACATTGTCTGGCTGTTCCAT ATGTTAAGAGTATGGTATCAGCTGGTTTTGCTAGCATAGCATCTTCTGATTATGACCTATTGAAGGCAATACAAGGGAAGAAAACAATGCATGTGCTCTGTATTGGTCATGGTGGTGGAAGCTTGCCTTTGTTTCTGGCCAGTAAAATTCAAG GTGCCATTGTTCACATCGTTGAGATCGACCCCCTTGTTATATCCACTTCAATTCAAGCAATGGGCTTTCCATCTTATGCAGTTATTAAACCATCTGGTGAGCGTGCCCTCCCAAAACCGAGTACCATGGATGAAGTACTGTGGAAGGGCATCCATGAGAGGCTTTACCTCTTTGAATCAGATGCTGAGAAGTTTGTTCTTGAAACCACAAATCTATACGATATGGTATTCATCGATGCTTACGATGGTGATGACGTCTTCCCTCACAAGTTATGGGACCCAAATTCCTCATTCCTCAAAGCTCTCAGTGACCATCTGCATCCTGCACATGGAACTGTGGTGGTGAACCTTCATTCGGATTACGATATATTAGACTCTGGCAATTGTGCTTCATATTTCTACCAGACGCATCTACCAATGGGAAAGTATGTCGGCGAAGTATGCCAAGCATACAAGGATGTCCTGTTGGGAAATGGAAATTGTGGTGATGGCAAAGAAGGTTTTGGTGCGGCATTCACTGTTGCGGTTCCATGGGTTTGTAATACATCTCTTGTCGTATGCAGGGGATTCGGGAGCAATATTAGGTGTGGTGGTAAGCATTTTGTTGCTGATGCAGTGATGTCAAAATCCCTTGAAGTTGAACATATGTTAAACTTACCATTCTCATGTTTGCAGTTTATAAAAAGAGGTTTTGTCCTTGTTGATTAA
- the LOC120015790 gene encoding uncharacterized protein LOC120015790 isoform X2: MVLWRRPRVSPVSNIRRLCTALRRCVEDEGDWFYSSEWWGTDSDGHTIIRSTSDKGNGVVSVLAYPSSRPYEIYWPETEKWLQRRYAEIHPGHEHNDSFRILGYQWRTLRFNDDTRQSTAKVMAAYRESEPGSVCLMQQPHCLAVPYVKSMVSAGFASIASSDYDLLKAIQGKKTMHVLCIGHGGGSLPLFLASKIQGAIVHIVEIDPLVISTSIQAMGFPSYAVIKPSGERALPKPSTMDEVLWKGIHERLYLFESDAEKFVLETTNLYDMVFIDAYDGDDVFPHKLWDPNSSFLKALSDHLHPAHGTVVVNLHSDYDILDSGNCASYFYQTHLPMGKYVGEVCQAYKDVLLGNGNCGDGKEGFGAAFTVAVPWVCNTSLVVCRGFGSNISL; the protein is encoded by the exons ATGGTCTTGTGGCGTCGACCTCGGGTGAGTCCCGTTTCGAATATCCGGCGATTGTGTACTGCATTACGGCGTTGTGTAGAGGACGAGGGTGACTGGTTCTACTCATCGGAATGGTGGGGAACGGACTCCGATGGCCACACAATTATCCGTTCGACTTCCGATAAAGGAAACGGCGTCGTGTCAGTCCTTGCTTACCCTTCTTCCCGACCG tACGAAATTTACTGGCCGGAGACAGAGAAATGGCTTCAGCGGAGGTATGCAGAAATACATCCAGGTCATGAACACAATGATAGCTTTAGAATACTTGGATATCAATGGCGTACTCTCCGTTTTAATGACGATACACGCCAGAGCACTGCTAAAGTGATGGCTGCGTACCGGGAATCGGAACCTGGCTCTGTTTGTTTAATGCAGCAACCACATTGTCTGGCTGTTCCAT ATGTTAAGAGTATGGTATCAGCTGGTTTTGCTAGCATAGCATCTTCTGATTATGACCTATTGAAGGCAATACAAGGGAAGAAAACAATGCATGTGCTCTGTATTGGTCATGGTGGTGGAAGCTTGCCTTTGTTTCTGGCCAGTAAAATTCAAG GTGCCATTGTTCACATCGTTGAGATCGACCCCCTTGTTATATCCACTTCAATTCAAGCAATGGGCTTTCCATCTTATGCAGTTATTAAACCATCTGGTGAGCGTGCCCTCCCAAAACCGAGTACCATGGATGAAGTACTGTGGAAGGGCATCCATGAGAGGCTTTACCTCTTTGAATCAGATGCTGAGAAGTTTGTTCTTGAAACCACAAATCTATACGATATGGTATTCATCGATGCTTACGATGGTGATGACGTCTTCCCTCACAAGTTATGGGACCCAAATTCCTCATTCCTCAAAGCTCTCAGTGACCATCTGCATCCTGCACATGGAACTGTGGTGGTGAACCTTCATTCGGATTACGATATATTAGACTCTGGCAATTGTGCTTCATATTTCTACCAGACGCATCTACCAATGGGAAAGTATGTCGGCGAAGTATGCCAAGCATACAAGGATGTCCTGTTGGGAAATGGAAATTGTGGTGATGGCAAAGAAGGTTTTGGTGCGGCATTCACTGTTGCGGTTCCATGGGTTTGTAATACATCTCTTGTCGTATGCAGGGGATTCGGGAGCAATATTAG TTTATAA